In Pseudomonas sp. Leaf58, one DNA window encodes the following:
- the uraD gene encoding 2-oxo-4-hydroxy-4-carboxy-5-ureidoimidazoline decarboxylase: MTAFNTLKPSALGRDAFVKAFADIYEHSPWVAEKAYDLGQLGELDEIEALHQRMSDILLSANHADQLALINAHPDLAGKAAVQGELTESSTNEQAGAGIHQCTAEEFARFTELNDAYKAKFKFPFIMAVKGSNRHQILASFEKRIHNDTDAEFKEALAQINLIALFRLLQL, translated from the coding sequence ATGACTGCCTTCAACACCCTCAAGCCATCCGCCCTGGGCCGTGACGCCTTCGTCAAGGCCTTCGCCGACATCTACGAGCACTCGCCGTGGGTGGCCGAAAAAGCCTACGACCTGGGCCAACTGGGCGAGCTGGACGAGATCGAGGCGCTGCACCAGCGCATGAGCGACATCCTGCTCAGCGCCAACCACGCCGACCAGCTGGCATTGATCAACGCTCACCCGGACCTGGCCGGCAAAGCCGCCGTGCAGGGCGAGCTGACCGAATCGAGCACCAACGAGCAGGCCGGCGCCGGCATTCACCAGTGCACCGCCGAAGAGTTCGCCCGCTTCACCGAACTGAACGACGCCTACAAGGCCAAGTTCAAGTTCCCGTTCATCATGGCGGTCAAGGGCAGCAACCGGCACCAGATCCTCGCCTCCTTCGAAAAACGCATCCACAACGACACCGATGCCGAATTCAAGGAAGCCCTGGCGCAGATCAACCTGATCGCCCTGTTCCGCCTGCTGCAGCTGTAA
- a CDS encoding ureidoglycolate lyase, whose translation MRTLMIEPLSKEAFAPFGDVIETDGSDHFMINNGSTMRFHKLATVETAEPEDKAIISIFRADALDMPLTVRMLERHPLGSQAFIPLLGNPFLIVVAPVGDAPVSGLVRAFRSNGRQGVNYHRGVWHHPVLTIEKRDDFLVVDRSGSGNNCDEHYFTEEQMLILNPHQ comes from the coding sequence ATGCGCACCCTGATGATCGAGCCCCTGAGCAAAGAAGCCTTCGCCCCCTTCGGAGACGTGATCGAAACCGATGGCAGCGACCACTTCATGATCAACAACGGCTCGACCATGCGTTTTCACAAGCTCGCCACAGTGGAAACCGCCGAGCCTGAAGACAAGGCGATCATCAGCATCTTCCGCGCCGATGCGCTGGACATGCCGCTGACCGTGCGCATGCTGGAACGCCATCCGCTGGGCAGCCAGGCTTTCATCCCGCTGCTCGGCAACCCCTTTCTGATCGTGGTCGCGCCCGTTGGCGATGCACCTGTATCAGGCTTGGTCCGCGCCTTCCGCAGTAACGGCAGGCAGGGCGTTAATTACCATCGCGGCGTTTGGCACCACCCGGTGCTGACGATCGAAAAGCGGGATGATTTCCTGGTGGTTGATCGCAGTGGTTCTGGCAACAACTGCGATGAGCATTACTTCACCGAGGAACAGATGCTGATCCTCAATCCCCACCAATAA
- a CDS encoding urate hydroxylase PuuD, whose protein sequence is MEAHLHEWLNLSIRWVHMITGVAWIGASFYFVWLENHLNRSNPRDGLSGDLWAIHGGGIYHLEKYKLAPPKMPENLHWFKWEAYFTWMSGIALLCVVFYWNPALYLLAPGSTLSGAEGVAIGIGSLVAGWFIYDFLCDSPLGKKPALLGGVLFVLIIAACWGFSLVFSGRGAYLHTGAIIGTIMVGNVFRIIMPAQRQLVAAIEANTTPDPRLPAKGLLRSRHNNYFTLPVLFIMISNHFPSTYGSQYNWLILAGIAVAAVLIRHYFNTRHDSNKYAWTLPVGALAMICLAYVTGPKPMAVSPEQAAAKVEYQPLPATAVGGKTAAEQRAEDAAKAAAAPAAPAEAPAQATAQAGGETFDKIHNVIQERCTVCHSSKPTSPLFSAAPAGVMFDTPQQIQAQAARIQAQAVASQIMPLGNITQMTTEERKLVGDWIAKGAPVN, encoded by the coding sequence GTGGAAGCACACCTTCACGAATGGCTGAACCTGAGCATTCGCTGGGTTCACATGATCACCGGCGTCGCCTGGATCGGTGCATCGTTCTACTTCGTCTGGCTGGAGAACCACCTGAACCGAAGCAACCCGCGCGATGGGTTGTCGGGTGATCTCTGGGCAATTCACGGCGGTGGTATCTACCACCTGGAGAAATACAAACTCGCCCCCCCGAAAATGCCCGAGAACCTGCACTGGTTCAAATGGGAAGCCTACTTCACCTGGATGTCCGGTATCGCCCTGCTGTGCGTGGTGTTCTACTGGAACCCGGCGCTGTACCTGCTGGCCCCTGGCAGCACCTTGAGCGGTGCCGAAGGCGTGGCCATCGGTATCGGCTCGCTGGTCGCTGGCTGGTTCATCTACGACTTCCTGTGCGACTCGCCCCTGGGCAAGAAGCCAGCGCTGCTCGGTGGTGTGCTGTTCGTGCTGATCATTGCCGCCTGCTGGGGCTTCAGCCTGGTGTTCAGCGGCCGTGGTGCGTACCTGCACACCGGTGCGATCATCGGCACCATCATGGTCGGCAACGTGTTCCGCATCATCATGCCGGCCCAACGCCAGCTGGTGGCGGCGATCGAAGCCAACACCACGCCCGACCCGCGCCTGCCGGCCAAAGGCCTGCTGCGCTCGCGCCATAACAACTACTTCACCCTGCCGGTGCTGTTCATCATGATCAGCAACCATTTCCCGAGCACCTACGGTAGCCAGTACAACTGGCTGATCCTGGCGGGCATTGCAGTAGCCGCGGTTCTGATCCGCCACTACTTCAACACCCGCCACGACAGCAACAAGTATGCCTGGACCCTGCCAGTCGGCGCCCTGGCAATGATCTGCCTGGCCTACGTCACCGGCCCCAAGCCGATGGCCGTAAGCCCTGAGCAGGCCGCTGCGAAGGTCGAGTACCAACCGCTGCCCGCGACCGCCGTCGGTGGCAAGACCGCTGCCGAACAGCGTGCCGAGGACGCCGCCAAGGCTGCCGCAGCACCTGCCGCCCCCGCTGAAGCCCCGGCTCAGGCCACAGCCCAGGCCGGCGGCGAGACCTTTGACAAGATCCACAATGTCATCCAGGAACGCTGCACCGTGTGCCACTCGTCCAAACCGACCAGCCCACTGTTCAGCGCCGCCCCTGCCGGCGTGATGTTCGACACCCCGCAGCAAATCCAGGCCCAGGCCGCGCGCATTCAAGCGCAAGCGGTCGCCAGCCAGATCATGCCGCTGGGCAACATCACCCAGATGACCACCGAAGAGCGCAAGCTGGTCGGCGACTGGATCGCCAAAGGCGCCCCGGTCAACTGA
- a CDS encoding nucleobase:cation symporter-2 family protein, with product MSESRKAHIPIAPPREPLPLFQLILVGLQHVLLMYGGAIAVPLIIGQAAGLSREEVAFLINADLLVAGVATIIQSFGIGPVGIRMPVMMGASFAAVGSMVAMAGMPGVGLQGIFGATIAAGFFGMLIAPFMSKVVRFFPPLVTGTVITSIGLSLFPVAVNWAGGGQEAEHFGAPIYLLVAGLVLAVILLINRFMRGFWVNVSVLVGMGLGYILAGSIGMVDLSGLNDAPWLQVVTPLHFGMPTFSLAPILSMCLVVVIIFVESTGMFLALGKVTDREVTPGMLRRGLLCDAGASFIAGFFNTFTHSSFAQNIGLVQMTGVRCRFVTIVAGALLIVLSLLPKAAFLIASIPPAVLGGASIAMFGMVTATGIKILQEADIGDRRNQLLVAVSVGFGLIPVVRPEFFAQMPQWMEPITHSGIAMATVSALVLNVLFNILGGADRAAHNDVCHQH from the coding sequence ATGTCCGAGTCACGCAAGGCGCACATCCCCATTGCGCCGCCGCGAGAGCCTCTGCCCTTGTTCCAACTGATCCTGGTTGGCCTGCAACACGTTCTGCTGATGTACGGTGGCGCCATTGCCGTACCTTTGATCATCGGCCAGGCTGCCGGCCTGTCCCGTGAAGAAGTTGCTTTTCTGATCAACGCCGATCTGCTGGTCGCTGGCGTCGCTACCATCATCCAGTCGTTCGGTATCGGCCCGGTGGGCATCCGCATGCCGGTGATGATGGGTGCCAGTTTTGCTGCCGTCGGCAGCATGGTAGCCATGGCCGGCATGCCCGGCGTGGGCCTGCAGGGGATCTTCGGCGCGACCATCGCCGCCGGGTTCTTCGGCATGCTGATCGCGCCGTTCATGTCCAAGGTTGTACGCTTCTTCCCGCCACTGGTCACCGGCACGGTGATCACCTCGATTGGCTTGTCACTGTTCCCGGTGGCGGTCAACTGGGCCGGTGGTGGGCAAGAAGCGGAGCACTTCGGTGCGCCAATCTACCTGCTGGTGGCCGGCCTGGTGCTGGCGGTGATCTTGCTGATCAACCGCTTCATGCGCGGCTTCTGGGTCAACGTGTCAGTGCTGGTGGGCATGGGTCTGGGCTACATCCTGGCCGGCTCCATCGGCATGGTCGACCTGTCGGGCCTGAACGACGCACCGTGGCTGCAAGTGGTAACCCCGCTGCACTTCGGTATGCCAACGTTCAGCCTGGCGCCGATCCTGTCCATGTGCCTGGTGGTGGTGATCATCTTCGTCGAATCCACCGGCATGTTCCTGGCCCTGGGCAAGGTGACCGACCGTGAAGTGACCCCTGGGATGTTGCGGCGCGGCCTGCTGTGCGATGCCGGTGCATCGTTCATCGCTGGCTTCTTCAACACCTTCACCCACTCCTCGTTTGCGCAAAACATCGGCCTGGTGCAGATGACCGGGGTGCGCTGCCGCTTTGTCACCATCGTCGCCGGCGCACTGCTGATCGTGCTCAGCCTGCTGCCCAAGGCGGCCTTCCTGATTGCCTCGATCCCACCTGCGGTACTGGGCGGCGCATCCATCGCCATGTTCGGCATGGTCACCGCCACCGGGATCAAGATTCTTCAGGAGGCGGACATCGGCGACCGCCGCAATCAGTTGCTGGTTGCCGTGAGCGTCGGCTTCGGGTTGATCCCCGTGGTGCGCCCGGAGTTCTTCGCCCAGATGCCACAGTGGATGGAACCCATCACCCACAGTGGTATCGCCATGGCCACAGTCAGTGCCCTGGTGTTGAACGTACTGTTCAACATCCTCGGTGGTGCTGACCGCGCGGCGCACAACGACGTCTGTCACCAGCATTGA
- a CDS encoding outer membrane protein OmpK, with translation MKRITSSLLLGSSLLATLPAHAGDWLLWHGESLSYLYGKDFKVNPSIQQTVTFEHANKWKYGDTFMFVDKVFYNGKPDPGKGVTSYYGEFSPRLSFGKIFDQKLAFGPIKDVLLAMTYERGEGDNEAYLIGPGFDLDIPGFNYFTLNFYVRNTEGSRPGDNVWQITPAWSYTIPVGKSDILIDGYMDWVVDNDQTRRGTYHANLQFNPQVKYDLGKALNLGAKQLYVGIEYSYWKDKYGIDSQGNLDSNQSVTSALIKVHF, from the coding sequence ATGAAACGCATCACTTCGTCCCTACTGCTGGGCAGCAGCCTGCTGGCCACCCTCCCCGCCCACGCCGGCGATTGGCTGCTGTGGCACGGCGAGAGCCTGAGCTACCTGTACGGTAAGGACTTCAAGGTCAACCCCAGCATCCAGCAGACGGTGACCTTCGAGCACGCCAACAAATGGAAGTACGGCGACACCTTCATGTTCGTCGACAAGGTCTTTTACAACGGCAAGCCCGACCCGGGCAAAGGCGTCACCAGCTACTACGGTGAATTCAGCCCGCGCCTGTCATTCGGCAAGATTTTCGACCAGAAGCTGGCGTTCGGCCCGATCAAGGACGTGCTGCTGGCCATGACCTACGAGCGTGGCGAGGGCGACAACGAGGCCTACCTGATCGGCCCCGGCTTCGACCTGGACATCCCCGGCTTCAACTATTTCACCCTGAATTTCTACGTGCGCAACACCGAAGGCAGCCGCCCCGGTGATAACGTCTGGCAGATCACCCCGGCCTGGTCTTACACGATCCCGGTGGGCAAGTCCGACATTCTGATCGACGGCTACATGGACTGGGTGGTGGACAACGACCAAACCCGTCGCGGCACCTACCACGCCAACCTGCAGTTCAACCCGCAGGTCAAGTACGACCTGGGCAAGGCCCTGAACCTGGGCGCCAAGCAGCTGTATGTGGGCATTGAGTACAGCTACTGGAAGGACAAGTACGGCATCGACAGCCAGGGCAACCTCGACAGCAACCAAAGCGTCACCAGTGCCCTGATCAAGGTACACTTCTAA
- a CDS encoding outer membrane protein OmpK, whose amino-acid sequence MRTINSLILAGGLLACGTTFGGDLLQWQNNSLTYLWGKNFKVNPQTQQTLTFEHADGWKYGDNFFFVDKIFYQGNKDANNGPNTYYGEFSPRLSFGKIFDQKLEFGPVKDVLLAMTYEFGEGDTESYLIGPGFDLAIPGFDYFQLNFYNRTTDGSRAGDNVWQITPVWSYTIPVGDSDVLIDGFMDWVVDNDENRRGTYQANLHFNPQIKYDLGKALHLGEKQLYVGVEYDYWKNKYGIKDSDAFTTDQNTMSFLVKVHF is encoded by the coding sequence ATGCGTACCATCAACAGCCTGATCCTCGCCGGCGGCCTGCTGGCCTGTGGCACCACCTTCGGCGGCGACCTGCTGCAGTGGCAGAACAACAGCCTGACCTACCTGTGGGGCAAGAACTTCAAGGTCAACCCGCAGACCCAGCAAACCCTCACCTTCGAGCACGCCGATGGCTGGAAGTACGGCGACAACTTCTTCTTCGTCGACAAGATTTTCTACCAAGGCAATAAGGACGCCAACAACGGCCCCAACACCTACTACGGCGAATTCAGCCCACGCCTGTCGTTCGGCAAGATTTTCGACCAGAAGCTGGAATTCGGCCCAGTCAAAGACGTGCTGCTGGCCATGACCTACGAGTTTGGCGAGGGTGACACCGAGTCGTACCTGATCGGCCCCGGCTTCGACCTGGCCATACCAGGCTTTGACTACTTCCAGCTGAACTTCTACAACCGCACCACCGACGGCAGCCGTGCCGGCGACAACGTGTGGCAAATCACCCCGGTGTGGTCGTACACCATCCCGGTGGGCGATTCCGACGTGCTCATCGACGGCTTCATGGACTGGGTGGTGGACAACGACGAGAACCGTCGTGGCACCTATCAGGCCAACCTGCACTTCAACCCGCAGATCAAGTATGACCTGGGCAAGGCGCTGCATCTGGGCGAGAAGCAGCTGTACGTGGGTGTCGAGTACGACTACTGGAAGAACAAGTACGGCATCAAGGACAGCGATGCTTTCACGACCGACCAGAACACCATGAGTTTCTTGGTAAAAGTGCACTTCTGA
- a CDS encoding LTA synthase family protein: MRTSLAAPWRYLLLVCSLWFGIFLLTRLVLLVTHLDEVHGDYFSLFFSGALYDLSFLTYAALPLGLYLAVCPAALWRTGLHRRLMAGVLIVSLFVMLFVAVAEWQFWDEFGVRFNFIAVDYLVYSKEVLDNIRESYPLPTLLGSIAVVAVLLTLILRKPLARALAAPNANLRQRLGGIALLAVLGGLSVLLVDQQFPRGQGGNAYQRELASNGPYQFFAAFRNNELDYTQFYASLDASAVGAQMQQELAEPNAQFTASEPEDIRRHINASGEPRKPNIILVTIESFSAKYMGSNGDPRNLTPNLDVLRQQSLYFNNFYATGTRTDRGLEAITLSIPPTPGRSIVKRIGRESGYGSLGQQLKAVGYDAVFVYGGRGYFDNMNAFFSGNGYRIVDQSSIAESDISFKNAWGMADEDLYRQTLKLADADHAKQQPFFLQLMTTSNHRPYTYPDGRIDIPSGEGREGAVKYTDHAIAQFLQEAKGKPWFDNTLFVFVADHTAGSAGVEDLPVSNYQIPLWIYAPKLIAPREEAQLASQIDLAPTLLGLLNLSYSSTFFGRDLLREAALPPRVLIGNYQHLGLFDGKDLAILSPRGGMRVHQDALGNSQETIVDSDNPLVRRAIAYYQSAANDFSKGLLGWMPQQGAVITED; this comes from the coding sequence ATGCGCACCTCCCTCGCCGCACCTTGGCGTTATCTTCTGTTAGTTTGCTCACTGTGGTTCGGCATCTTCTTGCTGACCCGCCTGGTATTGCTGGTCACCCACCTGGATGAAGTACATGGCGATTACTTCTCATTATTCTTCAGCGGTGCCTTGTACGACCTGAGCTTCCTTACTTACGCCGCCCTGCCGCTGGGGCTGTACCTGGCGGTGTGCCCAGCTGCGCTGTGGCGCACGGGCCTGCATCGTCGGTTGATGGCCGGCGTGCTGATCGTCAGCCTGTTCGTGATGCTGTTCGTCGCGGTGGCCGAATGGCAGTTCTGGGACGAGTTTGGGGTGCGCTTCAACTTCATCGCAGTCGACTACCTGGTGTACTCCAAGGAAGTACTGGACAACATACGCGAGTCCTACCCGCTGCCGACCCTGCTGGGCAGCATCGCCGTGGTTGCCGTGCTGCTCACGCTGATCCTGCGCAAACCGCTGGCCCGGGCGCTTGCGGCGCCCAACGCCAACTTGCGCCAGCGCCTTGGCGGCATTGCGCTGCTGGCGGTGCTGGGTGGGCTGAGCGTGCTGCTGGTCGACCAGCAGTTCCCGCGTGGCCAAGGCGGCAACGCCTATCAGCGCGAACTGGCCAGCAACGGGCCCTACCAGTTCTTTGCCGCGTTCCGTAACAACGAACTCGACTACACCCAGTTCTACGCCAGCCTCGATGCCAGTGCAGTCGGCGCGCAAATGCAGCAGGAATTGGCCGAACCCAACGCGCAGTTTACCGCCAGCGAACCCGAGGATATCCGCCGCCACATCAACGCCAGCGGCGAACCACGCAAGCCGAACATTATCCTGGTCACCATCGAGAGCTTCAGCGCCAAGTACATGGGCAGCAACGGCGACCCGCGCAACCTCACGCCCAACTTGGACGTGCTGCGCCAGCAAAGCCTGTACTTCAACAACTTCTACGCCACCGGCACGCGTACCGACCGCGGCCTGGAAGCCATTACCCTGTCGATCCCACCCACCCCGGGCCGCTCGATCGTCAAGCGTATCGGCCGTGAAAGTGGCTATGGCAGCCTCGGTCAACAGTTGAAGGCTGTCGGCTATGACGCGGTGTTCGTCTATGGCGGGCGCGGCTACTTCGACAACATGAACGCGTTCTTCAGCGGTAACGGCTACCGCATCGTCGACCAGAGCAGCATTGCCGAGAGTGACATCAGCTTCAAGAACGCCTGGGGCATGGCCGACGAAGACCTGTACCGGCAAACGCTCAAACTGGCCGATGCCGACCATGCCAAGCAGCAGCCGTTTTTCCTGCAGTTGATGACCACGTCCAATCACCGCCCCTACACCTACCCGGATGGCCGTATCGACATTCCGTCGGGCGAAGGCCGAGAGGGCGCGGTGAAGTACACCGACCATGCCATTGCGCAGTTCCTGCAAGAGGCCAAGGGCAAGCCATGGTTCGACAATACCCTGTTCGTGTTCGTCGCCGACCACACCGCCGGTAGTGCCGGGGTGGAAGACCTGCCAGTAAGCAATTACCAGATCCCGCTGTGGATCTACGCACCCAAGCTGATCGCCCCGCGCGAAGAGGCGCAACTGGCCAGCCAGATCGACCTTGCGCCCACCCTGCTCGGCCTGCTCAACCTGAGCTACAGCTCGACCTTCTTTGGCCGTGACCTGCTGCGCGAAGCAGCCTTGCCGCCACGGGTGCTGATCGGCAACTACCAGCACCTGGGGTTGTTCGACGGCAAGGACCTGGCGATCCTCAGCCCACGCGGCGGCATGCGCGTGCACCAGGATGCTTTGGGCAACAGCCAGGAAACGATTGTGGACAGTGACAACCCGCTGGTACGGCGAGCGATTGCCTACTACCAGAGTGCGGCCAACGACTTCAGCAAGGGCCTGCTGGGCTGGATGCCGCAACAGGGCGCCGTCATAACAGAGGACTGA
- a CDS encoding DUF808 domain-containing protein, with translation MAGSSLLVLIDDIATVLDDVSVMTKVAAKKTAGVLGDDLALNAQQVTGVRAEREIPVVWAVAKGSLVNKAILVPAALLISAFIPWAVTPLLMLGGAYLCFEGFEKLAHKFLHSKAEDDAEHEARKEAVADANIDLVAYEKAKIKGAVRTDFILSAEIIAITLGIVADSPLSQQIIVLSGIAVVMTIGVYGLVGGIVKLDDLGLWMTQKASRLVQAVGSGILRTAPYMMKSLSVIGTAAMFLVGGGILVHGIAPLHHAIEAFSEGRGGALTGGLLNGVAGVVAGAVVLAVVALAGKLWRALRPAN, from the coding sequence ATGGCAGGAAGCAGTCTACTGGTACTGATCGACGACATCGCCACGGTGCTCGATGACGTCTCGGTGATGACCAAAGTAGCGGCGAAAAAGACCGCGGGTGTGCTTGGCGATGACCTGGCGCTGAATGCCCAGCAGGTGACCGGCGTGCGTGCCGAGCGCGAGATCCCGGTGGTGTGGGCAGTGGCCAAGGGCTCGCTGGTGAACAAGGCCATTCTGGTGCCGGCGGCGCTGCTGATCAGTGCGTTCATCCCGTGGGCGGTGACGCCGTTGCTGATGTTGGGAGGGGCCTATTTGTGCTTCGAGGGCTTCGAGAAGCTGGCGCACAAGTTTTTGCACAGCAAGGCCGAGGATGACGCCGAGCATGAAGCGCGCAAGGAGGCGGTGGCCGATGCCAATATCGACCTGGTGGCCTACGAAAAAGCCAAAATCAAAGGTGCAGTGCGTACCGACTTCATCCTGTCGGCGGAAATTATCGCCATTACTTTGGGTATCGTGGCGGACTCACCGTTGAGCCAGCAGATCATCGTGCTGTCGGGCATTGCGGTGGTGATGACCATCGGTGTGTACGGGTTGGTGGGCGGCATCGTCAAGCTCGATGACCTTGGGCTGTGGATGACTCAGAAAGCTTCACGCCTGGTTCAGGCGGTAGGTAGCGGCATCTTGCGGACAGCGCCGTACATGATGAAGAGCCTGTCGGTGATCGGTACCGCGGCCATGTTTTTGGTCGGTGGCGGGATTCTGGTGCATGGCATCGCGCCGCTGCATCACGCCATCGAGGCGTTCAGCGAGGGGCGCGGTGGCGCGCTGACCGGTGGGCTGCTCAACGGCGTGGCTGGGGTGGTGGCGGGTGCCGTGGTGCTGGCAGTGGTAGCGCTAGCCGGGAAGCTGTGGCGTGCGCTGCGCCCAGCCAATTGA
- a CDS encoding TetR/AcrR family transcriptional regulator, producing MSTIRERNKELILRAASEEFADKGFAATKTSDIAAKAGLPKPNVYYYFKSKDNLYREVLESIIAPIMQASTPFNADGDPKEVLSAYIRSKIRISRDLPHASKVFASEIMHGAPHLSPNQVAQLNEQARHNIECIQRWIDRGQIAHVDAHHLMFSIWAATQTYADFDWQISAVTGKAKLADSDYDAAAETIIRMVLKGCEPEVA from the coding sequence ATGAGCACCATTCGCGAGCGCAACAAGGAATTGATCCTGCGCGCGGCCAGCGAGGAATTCGCCGACAAGGGCTTCGCCGCCACCAAGACCAGCGATATTGCGGCCAAGGCCGGCCTGCCCAAGCCGAACGTGTATTACTACTTCAAGTCCAAGGACAACCTGTACCGCGAAGTCCTCGAAAGCATCATCGCGCCGATCATGCAGGCCTCTACACCGTTCAATGCTGACGGTGACCCGAAGGAAGTGCTGAGTGCCTACATTCGTTCGAAAATCCGCATTTCGCGCGACCTGCCGCATGCCTCCAAGGTGTTCGCCAGCGAAATCATGCACGGCGCCCCGCACCTGTCACCCAACCAGGTGGCGCAGCTGAACGAGCAGGCGCGGCATAACATCGAGTGTATCCAGCGCTGGATCGACCGTGGGCAGATCGCCCATGTGGACGCCCATCATCTGATGTTCAGCATCTGGGCGGCGACGCAAACCTATGCGGATTTCGATTGGCAGATATCGGCAGTGACCGGCAAGGCCAAGCTGGCCGACAGCGATTATGACGCGGCAGCCGAGACCATCATCCGCATGGTGCTCAAGGGCTGTGAGCCCGAAGTAGCCTGA
- a CDS encoding heme-binding protein gives MNALNLKVAVSLVNAALAAGRKINAAPLTVAVLDAGGHLLALQREDGASLIRPEVATGKAWGAIALGKGSRLLALDAQQRPAFFAALNGMGERPVVPAPGGVLVRDQDGKVLGAVGISGDTSDIDEQCAISAIEEVGLRADAGVVA, from the coding sequence ATGAACGCTTTGAACCTGAAAGTTGCCGTCAGCCTGGTGAATGCCGCGTTGGCGGCGGGCCGCAAGATCAACGCTGCGCCGCTGACCGTGGCGGTGCTGGATGCCGGCGGGCACTTGCTGGCACTGCAACGCGAGGATGGCGCCAGCCTGATTCGCCCCGAGGTGGCCACCGGCAAGGCCTGGGGGGCGATTGCCCTGGGCAAGGGTTCGCGCCTGCTGGCGCTGGATGCGCAGCAGCGGCCGGCATTTTTTGCCGCGCTGAACGGGATGGGCGAGCGGCCGGTGGTGCCGGCGCCGGGTGGGGTGCTGGTGCGTGATCAGGACGGCAAGGTGCTGGGGGCGGTGGGGATCAGCGGCGATACATCGGATATCGACGAGCAATGTGCGATCAGTGCGATCGAGGAGGTGGGGCTGCGGGCGGATGCCGGGGTCGTTGCCTGA